A single genomic interval of Bacillus solimangrovi harbors:
- a CDS encoding alanine/ornithine racemase family PLP-dependent enzyme, with protein MEQQYPMLTINLSKIKHNASYVRKKCVEYGVHPFIVTKGVSADVEIIRSVIDVGYLSFADSRLQNVAKLKLTFPNAEYMMLRIPGRSEIESVVDLCDISLNSEWETIYQLNEAALKRGQLHRIILMVELGDLREGIQPEFVIPMIEKVMTLRGIRIDGIGSNLGCYSSVYPTEEKLLQLTELANEIEEKLGRTIEVVSGGNSSTLPLIFAGRQIGGVNQLRIGETIYLGLNTVDGSHIRGLYQNAFRLEAEIVEIQIKPSGDKARQQLLMGNASSRVIAIVSLGQQDLDLNNLKPLNPHIKILGGTSDHLMVDITDAKPMNIGETLSFQLNYNGLLRCMTSSFISKTYTYERSLEKRMTNAKVKRFPKKVDKRIDFHYHCN; from the coding sequence GTGGAACAGCAATATCCAATGTTAACAATAAATTTATCTAAAATTAAACATAACGCATCATACGTTCGGAAGAAATGCGTAGAGTATGGCGTTCATCCTTTCATCGTTACAAAAGGTGTATCAGCAGATGTAGAAATTATTCGTTCAGTTATTGATGTAGGATATTTATCCTTTGCAGATTCTAGGTTGCAAAATGTCGCAAAATTGAAATTAACCTTTCCAAATGCTGAGTACATGATGTTACGAATTCCTGGTAGAAGTGAGATTGAGTCAGTTGTTGATTTATGTGATATAAGTCTTAATTCCGAGTGGGAAACAATTTATCAGTTGAATGAAGCTGCTCTTAAGAGAGGTCAGCTACATCGAATAATTTTAATGGTTGAACTTGGGGATTTAAGAGAAGGTATTCAACCAGAGTTTGTCATTCCGATGATTGAAAAAGTTATGACTTTAAGAGGTATACGTATTGATGGGATAGGTTCGAATCTTGGATGTTATTCAAGTGTTTATCCAACTGAAGAGAAGTTATTACAATTAACGGAACTTGCAAATGAAATCGAAGAGAAACTAGGAAGAACAATTGAAGTCGTATCAGGGGGAAATTCAAGTACGTTACCGTTAATTTTTGCAGGAAGGCAAATAGGTGGAGTGAATCAACTAAGAATTGGTGAAACGATCTATCTCGGTTTGAACACAGTTGATGGGAGCCATATACGAGGTCTCTACCAAAATGCGTTTCGATTAGAGGCAGAAATTGTTGAAATACAAATTAAACCTTCTGGAGACAAAGCTAGACAGCAATTATTAATGGGAAACGCTAGTTCTCGGGTAATAGCAATTGTATCGTTGGGGCAACAAGATCTAGATTTGAATAACTTAAAACCTCTCAATCCACATATTAAAATACTTGGTGGAACGAGCGATCATTTAATGGTAGATATAACCGATGCTAAACCGATGAATATTGGAGAAACTCTCTCCTTTCAATTAAATTATAATGGCTTACTTAGGTGTATGACCTCTAGTTTTATTTCAAAGACATATACGTATGAAAGAAGTTTAGAAAAACGAATGACAAACGCTAAAGTGAAAAGGTTCCCAAAAAAAGTAGACAAACGAATTGATTTCCATTATCATTGCAATTGA
- a CDS encoding MFS transporter has translation MSRWFFSSSFFLFLGNWIGIIALNWYVFETFHNPVYLGWINFARLVPILVFSLYAGRLCDQYSRSMLIKLLSGLSFLFTFFFTIVVITSEQLPIIVILFYACLRGCVSAFETPIRNAILPAMSKDVNVSVIVSRYSFVINICRSIGPAIAGLLIGLGFVSYTFALQAFCLFISLLLCLPITVERVSTKGSQKKSFAIQEMKQYFSYDLKGRGLFISSLTAMAFGFSYTTILPVLTDFHFPGEAEVFGIAMSFAAVGGIVATLTLPKVLTQVNEETMYYRSLCLFSISLIGVLIPLKSLLFVCLFAIGFFGQWTRSTNRIYFQNKIPDEKRGRIMSVILMDRGMIPLGALVISFLADSIGIMFTFAIMAIGTFIPVITNFKKIDSIDEGGEQCYKL, from the coding sequence ATTTCTAGGTGGTTTTTCAGTAGTTCATTTTTTCTTTTCTTAGGTAATTGGATAGGGATAATCGCTTTGAATTGGTATGTGTTTGAAACGTTTCATAATCCGGTTTATCTAGGGTGGATAAACTTTGCTCGTTTAGTGCCAATTTTAGTATTTAGTTTATATGCAGGAAGATTGTGTGATCAGTATTCTCGTTCAATGTTAATTAAGCTTTTAAGTGGATTATCTTTTCTGTTTACTTTCTTTTTTACGATTGTCGTAATTACAAGTGAACAACTACCGATTATAGTAATTCTTTTTTATGCGTGTTTGCGTGGTTGTGTGAGTGCTTTTGAAACTCCAATTCGTAACGCCATCCTGCCAGCTATGTCTAAGGACGTAAATGTAAGTGTTATCGTTTCTCGCTATTCATTTGTAATTAATATTTGTCGTTCAATTGGCCCAGCGATTGCTGGCTTATTGATAGGTCTAGGCTTTGTATCTTATACCTTTGCATTGCAAGCGTTTTGTTTGTTTATTTCATTGTTATTATGTTTACCGATAACGGTCGAACGGGTATCGACAAAGGGGAGTCAGAAAAAGTCGTTTGCAATTCAAGAGATGAAGCAATACTTTTCATATGATTTGAAGGGTAGGGGATTATTTATCTCTTCGTTAACAGCTATGGCATTCGGGTTCTCTTATACTACGATTCTGCCGGTATTAACCGATTTTCATTTTCCGGGAGAGGCAGAGGTGTTTGGAATAGCTATGTCATTTGCTGCGGTTGGTGGAATTGTAGCAACGCTTACTTTACCTAAAGTATTAACTCAGGTGAATGAGGAAACAATGTATTATCGCAGTTTATGTTTATTTTCTATTAGTCTCATTGGTGTGCTCATCCCTTTAAAATCATTATTATTTGTTTGCCTGTTTGCTATCGGTTTTTTTGGACAATGGACACGTTCTACAAATCGGATCTATTTTCAAAATAAAATACCAGATGAGAAGCGTGGGCGTATTATGAGTGTGATTTTAATGGATCGAGGAATGATTCCATTAGGTGCATTAGTTATTAGTTTTTTAGCGGATTCGATAGGTATTATGTTTACATTTGCCATTATGGCGATAGGTACATTCATACCAGTCATAACAAATTTTAAAAAGATTGATTCTATAGATGAAGGAGGAGAACAATGCTACAAACTGTAA
- a CDS encoding ABC transporter substrate-binding protein, translated as MLSYSKKTYALFFAAIIFVVSALVGCSSQPTEVVKDEVDVEDDQTGTGSTEIVIEHELGTTTIPEQPEKIIALEFSFVDALASLDITPVGIADDGDEARIIAPILEKINDYTSVGTRKQPSLEVISSLQPDLIIADLKRHKEIYEDLQKIAPTIILPSLAGGYDENLASFPIIAQAVGKSEIAEQRLAEHNEIIEAVKAKVPADESRTVLPAVVTNDSFHGHSSDAYTGSLLQKLGFANAIVEEKAGDLQEYLGAPYLKMSLEQLVEFNPDILFLMKSGDKTVVEEWAENPLWNSISAVKNGAVYEVDRDTWSRFRGLISSEIIAQDSLNFLYGQTIE; from the coding sequence ATGTTAAGTTATTCAAAAAAAACCTATGCACTTTTCTTCGCAGCAATTATATTTGTAGTTTCAGCACTTGTGGGTTGTAGTTCTCAACCAACAGAAGTAGTTAAGGACGAAGTGGATGTTGAGGATGATCAAACTGGAACTGGATCAACAGAAATTGTTATTGAGCATGAATTAGGCACCACTACTATTCCAGAACAACCTGAGAAGATTATTGCACTTGAATTTTCTTTCGTTGATGCTCTTGCATCATTAGATATAACACCAGTTGGTATAGCAGATGATGGGGATGAAGCGAGAATCATTGCACCGATACTTGAAAAAATAAATGACTATACGTCTGTAGGAACCCGAAAGCAACCGAGTCTTGAAGTAATCAGTTCTCTTCAACCGGATCTAATCATTGCAGACTTGAAACGCCATAAAGAAATTTATGAAGATTTGCAAAAAATAGCGCCAACTATTATCTTACCTAGCTTAGCAGGTGGGTATGATGAAAACCTCGCATCATTTCCTATTATTGCACAAGCAGTAGGCAAATCTGAAATAGCAGAACAACGTTTGGCTGAGCATAATGAAATTATTGAAGCTGTAAAAGCAAAAGTTCCAGCAGATGAAAGCCGAACTGTCTTACCTGCGGTTGTAACCAATGATAGTTTCCACGGTCATTCATCTGATGCTTATACAGGTTCATTGTTGCAAAAGTTAGGATTTGCAAACGCAATAGTTGAAGAGAAAGCAGGAGATTTACAAGAGTATTTAGGAGCGCCATATTTGAAGATGAGCTTAGAACAATTAGTCGAATTTAACCCAGATATCTTATTTTTAATGAAATCTGGTGATAAGACAGTTGTTGAAGAGTGGGCTGAAAACCCACTTTGGAATAGCATATCAGCTGTAAAAAATGGAGCTGTATATGAAGTTGATCGTGATACATGGTCCCGTTTCAGAGGACTAATCTCATCTGAAATCATTGCTCAAGATTCTTTGAATTTTCTATATGGGCAAACAATTGAATAA
- a CDS encoding IucA/IucC family protein — MLQTVNTFQCKLLADAGIRARVANSVLRERLWGDGVSCVLEDSPYIHPSLMNNQGVRFYYVITNKSIRAQLYLPVKKFGAFKRVELADEYFFVKGDKWRKILELSDFIDLLRRDFGVAITTDLKEELLNSCINLAYSYEAFHAKKQWTGQQLQTVFQQGDFENPENWMQWIEQMKSIKSFDELTYSESMVVEGHPLHPSTKVKRGLSEQEVKQYAPEFEHEIPLLIVLVRRKFVQETTVTFGEAPLLFKLNPTLEEVCNEIVRMTGQSLDDYIPFIVHPWQYENVLPDLYAEELSKGDIVPVPYQLTSRATLSFRTMNLLDSNFHVKLPVRIQATSAVRIVSPEITVDGPVLSNLFEKIVRKDMNALKQLIVLKEPYGAYFKKDDDQQLRGKNLAFLLREDPYVHLNVGERAFVAASLTANNPYTGVPTIIDVMKERYKGSQITFEKVAAFIREYALVFIPPLIHLIQNYGIALEAHMQNTIICVKDCQVKRVMIRDLGGVRIDEEMLKKSFPELKLENSSLTSESLHGVIRKFHHAVIQNHIGDLLFCVSRHFDIDESSLWTVICEVVEQSLNKQLPNYKLIYDYLFSNEIKTKALLKMRMSDTAKTYSYSSFPNPLVKGAY, encoded by the coding sequence ATGCTACAAACTGTAAATACATTTCAATGTAAATTACTAGCAGACGCAGGTATTCGAGCGAGGGTTGCAAACAGTGTACTTAGAGAAAGATTGTGGGGAGACGGCGTAAGTTGTGTTCTCGAAGATTCACCATACATACACCCATCTCTAATGAATAATCAGGGTGTGCGTTTTTATTATGTGATCACAAATAAATCAATTCGTGCTCAACTCTATTTACCTGTGAAAAAATTTGGTGCATTTAAGAGAGTCGAATTGGCGGATGAATATTTTTTTGTAAAAGGTGATAAATGGCGGAAAATACTTGAACTATCTGATTTTATTGATTTACTTAGACGTGATTTTGGTGTTGCAATTACGACAGACCTCAAAGAAGAATTACTAAATAGTTGTATCAATCTTGCTTATTCTTATGAAGCATTTCATGCAAAGAAACAGTGGACAGGCCAACAACTACAAACCGTCTTTCAACAGGGCGATTTTGAGAATCCGGAGAACTGGATGCAATGGATTGAACAAATGAAATCGATCAAGTCCTTTGATGAGTTAACATATTCGGAGAGTATGGTAGTAGAAGGACATCCTCTACATCCATCAACAAAAGTAAAACGTGGATTATCTGAGCAAGAAGTGAAACAATATGCGCCTGAGTTTGAACACGAAATTCCATTGTTAATTGTTCTTGTAAGAAGAAAGTTTGTCCAAGAGACAACAGTTACTTTCGGTGAAGCTCCTCTGTTATTTAAACTGAATCCAACATTGGAGGAAGTTTGTAATGAGATTGTACGAATGACAGGTCAATCATTAGATGATTATATCCCATTCATTGTCCACCCATGGCAATATGAGAATGTCTTACCAGATTTATATGCTGAAGAACTATCTAAAGGTGATATTGTGCCTGTTCCTTATCAGCTTACATCAAGGGCCACTTTATCGTTTCGAACGATGAATCTACTTGACTCTAATTTCCATGTGAAATTGCCTGTTCGAATACAAGCGACGAGTGCGGTTAGAATTGTTTCTCCAGAAATCACAGTTGATGGACCTGTATTATCTAACTTATTCGAAAAAATCGTTCGTAAAGATATGAATGCTTTAAAACAACTTATTGTATTGAAGGAACCATATGGAGCTTACTTTAAAAAAGATGATGATCAGCAACTAAGAGGCAAAAACTTAGCATTTTTATTACGTGAAGATCCATATGTACATTTGAATGTCGGTGAGAGAGCCTTTGTGGCAGCAAGTCTAACAGCTAATAACCCGTATACAGGTGTTCCAACAATCATAGATGTTATGAAAGAACGATATAAGGGCAGTCAGATAACTTTTGAAAAAGTTGCAGCTTTTATAAGAGAGTATGCGCTAGTTTTCATTCCACCTCTTATCCACCTTATTCAGAATTATGGTATTGCTCTTGAGGCTCATATGCAAAATACAATTATTTGTGTGAAAGACTGTCAGGTTAAACGTGTGATGATTCGGGACTTAGGCGGTGTTCGCATTGATGAGGAAATGCTGAAGAAGAGTTTTCCTGAGTTGAAATTAGAAAATTCAAGTTTAACATCAGAGTCTTTGCATGGTGTTATTCGAAAGTTTCACCATGCAGTAATTCAGAATCACATAGGTGATTTGCTGTTTTGTGTAAGTCGTCATTTTGATATCGATGAATCCAGCTTGTGGACTGTTATTTGTGAGGTGGTAGAACAATCATTGAATAAACAATTACCGAACTATAAGCTCATTTACGATTACCTCTTTAGCAATGAGATTAAAACAAAAGCTTTATTAAAAATGCGGATGAGTGATACTGCAAAAACGTATTCCTATTCAAGCTTTCCAAACCCTCTAGTAAAAGGAGCTTATTGA